TGCTATAGATCACCAATGGGCTCGAGTTTGGTATCCTCATAAAGGAGGGATGGAATGGGACAACTTTTGTGTTAAGAGTTTCTTGAGATGGTGCTTGGGAATGTAGAAAAGTGAGCTAGAACATGGTATGTTGTTGCTGCATATGTCCTGCGCGCGTGACCATAACTCTGGCTGGACCCTTTGGCAAAAATATGGCTTAGTCAGGGCATGACTTTGAGGGTTTATATCTTCTTCAATATGCACCCATTTGGAGCATCCCATGGCTTGTTTGAAAGAGGACATAGCAAAGAAGAGTCTAAAATAAAGATTAATCTCAATGGGAATTTATAGACTTCTTGAATTAGGCTTGAAAATGGCACACCATGTGCTTGATCATATGCTTACGTTGTGCCTTGCATACTGGCCCAGATCTTTGGCAGAGCATGGCTTAGTAAGGGCATGACTTTGGGGCTTCACAATTGATTCAATACCCACTCAATTGACTTGGTTCTTGTTTCAATGtatagagggcatggaggagaaAAGAATGATACCAAGCTTGTGCCTAGAGCATCTTTGTAGGGCTCAAGAACTAGCTGGACATTTGGCATGCCACATGCTTGatgaaatgccaggtcatgacctagcCCATGACTTGGATTGTGACTTGGCTCAAATGGATCTTCAGCAACTTCAAACCTCaataactcttcatacaagcttcaaatgaaaaagtgtccaactacaaagttgttctcctccatgagaggaacaactttgatgttggaattttcttcaaaatatgCCATTTACCACGTGTAatctagtgctgaagtggactgctcaacaagatttaaagcatcaaaaatttttctaagtgttggaaacttgtctttttgctattttggcAACCTTTTGTCGAACTctcgattttatccattctttgacttttcttggttGAATTTccatcaaaagtcaatatttgaataattcttctaattttgacccaaaagtcaactgttctgattttcctgattattgatggaattcttgattaaatctcctccagtcaaatccagtcaaatgaatacatccacATAGTTAATATGAAAGCTTCTCACTCATAaaatccattcctgattaaatgttgactagaaagtcaactggttgactttagTCAAGGAAACTCGGATTATGATGATTTGGGCAATCAAATGTCTCTTGACCCTATACCTCCTCACTAATGCCATGAACTGGAtgaaaaccctgatttcaaaGGATCTTGGGCAAGATGATGACACCCCACATTAGGCTTCAAGTCTCTCCTTCTGACCAAGGACCAATGATACAGATGCATGCAATGAtatgacctaaatggatgtatgtacatgaatgtaaagcctaagccagttagaagtaaaggggtaggacaaatttggggtacgACAATCAGGAGGACGGGGAACCAAGACCCAAGTCTTATTTTTAATAAGAGCATCAAATTCGTCGTTCATGGCCTGTTTCCAATTCTTATCATGGAGTGCGGATATTGGGCTTTTGGGAATTGGTGAGATTGAGGTGGTGATGAAGAGGTCAAAAATGGCTTTGGGTTTGTGAATGCCATGTTGTGCTCGTGTTCTCATTTGGGGAGAGGGGACAAGTGATGCTGCAACAGTTTTATGTGTGGGTTCGGGTGTGGTTACCTGTTGAGCCATAGGAGAAGTAGTAGGTGATGTAGTAGGTGAAGTAGGAGGTGAAATTGTTTGGTCGTTAGATACAAGTGGAGAGTTGATAATGTGTGTCATATACGGGGATGGATCGCAGTCTAAAAAGGAGTAAGAAGAGGCTGGTGTAGGGGGGTTATATGATAAGGGAAAGATTGATTCATTGAAGGTTACATGACGGGCCTTGATAATCTTACGTGAGGATATGTCGAGACAGAGGAAGCCACGATGATGCGACGAATAGCCGAGGAAGACACAGGGAGTGGAGCGTGCATCGAGTTTATGAATTGTCGATGACGGGAGGTGGGGATAGCATAGACAACCAAATGTTTTTAGTGAGTTGTAATCCGGGTATTGAAGGTAGAGGGAAGAAGTGGAAGACACAAATTTGTTTGACTTACTGGGAAGGATATTGTGTAAATAGGTTGCCATAGAGAGGGCATGGTGCCATTTTGAAGGGGGGGTGTTGGCGTGAAGTAGGAGGGTTCTTATCGTGTTGTTGAGTGTTCTAATTTTACTTTCGGCTTTTCCATTTTGTGGGGAGGTGTGAGGACAGGAAAATCCAAACGTCATGCCGTGTTTGTTGAAAAAATCGTGAAATGGTGAATTATCGTACTCACGATCGTTGTCGCATTGAAGATTTTTAATAGGGCAATTAAATTGGGTTGTAATAAACGTGTGAAATTtagtgaaaatattaaaaaattctgACTTGTGTTTGATgggaaaattcaaaagaaagttAGTAAAAAGGTCAAGAAATAACACATAAAAACGATGACCCATAGCGCTAACAACAGGTGAGGTCCATAAATCACTGTGGACGATATCAAATGGATAACATGTAGAAGAAGTAGATAAAGAAAATGGTAGTTTTGTATGTTTACCCAACTGACATGAATGACAAAAATGTTTAGAAACCGAACAACATGAAATAAAGTTATTATTACGAAGAACACTAAAAATGGCTGGACCCGGGTGGCTCAAGTGGTTGTGCCAAGTAGAAGCAGAAATGGTCGTGAGAGCTTGAGATGCTGAACGCTCGGGTTGGTGCGTGGGTAGGAAAGGGTAGAGCTCGCCCAAAATATTGCGCCTCATAAGTGGCTTCCCCATCTGTATATCCTTCACAGTAAAACCTAAATGGTCAAATTCGACAGATACGTTATTATCAGAAGTTTATTTTCTTACTGAAACAAGGTTTTTAATAATATGTGGGGCATGGAGAACATTTTTTAACAGTAAGGGCGGCAAGGGAGGTTGAAGTTGTTTCACTCCACAACCAAGAATTGGAATTTCAGTACCATTTTCAACGATAATTTTATTGTTGGTGctcaaattaaaataagaaaagaggGTACCTACATTCGACGTCATATGGGAGGATGCCCCTGTATCCATATACCAATTGTTGTTGGGTTGCTGAAGAGACATGGTCTGCATAGTGGCTGCGATGTCAGTGGGTACAAGTGCCCCTTGCGGTGCACCAAGAGTCTGATTTTGAGCAAGAAAAGCGTGTGGTCTTGGTCACAAAACACCAGCACCACGACCAGTAGCAGAAGTAACCCAGCCCATGATAGGGTATGGTATTGGACGTGGGTTCCAAGATGGTTGTTGTGGCCAAGAGGGAGGCGTAAAAGGAACCCATGTCCAAGAAGCAGATTGATTTCCCTGTTTGTTATTTGTGCCAGAGTTATTTTTGTTATTGTCAGAGGAATCCTTGTAAGAGTTACCTTTGTGATTATTATTTCCCTTGCCACGATATTGCTTTCCACGACCTCCGGTGTTGCGGTTGTTGTAGCGAGAAGGTGCAGCATCAGAAGACCGATTTGGAGTGACATAAGAAACATCATATTGTGTGTGGAGGAGGGCAGACTCGACACCAGTGTTCTTATTGCGACGGGTTTCCTCAAGTCTGAGCATAGATCTCGCTTTGTAAAAAGATGGCAGCGGATCAAATTGTTGAATGATGGTGGCGAGACTATCGTACCCACTTGAGAGGCTTGTCACAAGGCGGAGGACCAGGCGATCCTCGCTGATCGGAGCCCCAACATTGCCGAGTTGTTCGGCTATCAGTTTCAATGCTTGGAAATAAGACGACGCATTTGGAAAATTATCCATGTGGATTTGAGAGAATTGTTGTTCTAGGTATACAGCTCTAGAGTTTTTATTGTCGTGAGAGATGTCCTTCAAGCGATTCCATGCTTCTTGAGCGGTGGCACTGGGTTTTAGAATCGTATGTAAGAGATCAATGGATATGGTGCTATAAATCCATTGTTTCACGATTGCATCGAGTCGGGACCATTATGCATCTTTCTGAACAGTCGCATCCTTGGGTGGAATAATGTGATCGGCGACATCAAAGGCATTGGCCGCATTGAGGAACAATTCTTCCCTTGAATCGTAATGAATATTCTCCATTTCTAGCATGATTTGAATGTGGTTCTTAATGTTAGAGACAGAAAAAGAGGGGTGGAAAGTAGATTTAGATGTGGAGTCGTTGCCAGTCATTTGAAAAGTGAAGGAATGGGCTCGgtggagaagagaaaagaaataGAGTATGATAGTGGGGGATCGTTATAGGGCTGATACCATATTGGAGAATAATTCCTTGTCTGTTTCATTCCCTTGAGGGTGATTATATATATGTACAACATCCCTTGTTACCTTATTTAGGTGAAACCAAATCACCTATTATAGCCTAAGACTTGGCATAGTATCACACTAATTATGGACAATATCAAGCTAATTATTACAATGAATGTGAACATATATACATTTAGTCTAATAAAGAGTCATATAGAGTGTTCAAAAAAGATAATGTCCGGCACTTAGACCAATAAGGGTGTGAATCCAAGTATTAAATTGGTAAGTGATGATCTTTGTGTGGTATGTGAGATAGTGAACAGAGGTGTAACTATCAGTAATGTATGAATTGAGGAACTTAATGTTGAACTTTGGGAAAATGATTTCCATGTTATTATAAAGGTAAATTGAAAATATGGAGTACTAAAATTATTAGAGGTTGTAGCAGTGTAAAcatcgtttgtctttagaaagtTTGTAGGAACTGAAGGAATGTGACTATTTTGAAGGAATTAGTTAAAGGTTCATTAGTGAATATATGATGGTTGACCTTTAAGCCAATGATTTTTAATCGACTAGGTTTGTGCGGAGAATCAAGTGGTATCTTAGATTTATATGTTCAAGGAAGTTAAAGGATGTAATTGTTGTAGAATAGAAGTTATGAATATAAATGGTTAAAAGTTTCCTAGAGATGATATGAATGGGCTCAAAGCCATTTATCATAAACATCATTAAATGAAGAAGAAATAGTTAATTAAAAAAGTGAGAAACtttttatgattgttttaaaaaaatcaaatgctaaacaacaacatcaaaacacAGTTTTATATGTTAAAAAGCTTGTCATTTGATCCTGTTGTCAACTTTCTTATCTTtttagcagtgttttaaaaactggaccGGACCGGTCGGTCCGACCGGTCGAACTTGTAACCGGTCTCGTTCAATAGCTAGATCGgaaatgtcattgaaccggtgtgaaccggtcaaaaccggtgtaaaccgctAAAATCGAGAAAACCGGCGATTTTTGTGAACCGCcgatttaaatgcattttttaattttttttaatttttttaattttaataacttCATATAAAGTGACTTTAGATTAGGAATGGATATACGTCAGGTTCGCGGGGACCTTTAACCTAACCTATTTAAGGTCTAGTCAGTCGAATCTATTTAATAAAATGATCAggtttaagtattttcttttaaaacctatttaattaaataagtcaGACTTATGCTATTAAAAAAGTGTATAAAGCCTTTAGTCCGACttatattttcttatatattaaaAGGGTCTTGCTAACTAGTACCCTCGGAGCAATAGTTAagcattcaaaaaaaatatttataaaaaatttaatatttcaattttcaaggcAATAAGTACGCAGATTAccaagataaatttactattttaaagtctTAATCATTGCCCTGAGGGCATTGGTTAGCATTTCTCatattaaaaataagttaaatatgatggtctatatatgcatctaaattagaaaaaaatgctaaatagtCTGATTtacatatgcatatatattagaaacaaGGATAAATATAGGtcggtctatatatgcatatgtaggcctataaggcttcttaattaatatggattaattgaaaactttaatgagaaatgagaatttctttatagacccatatatgtaacaccccatttctacccggcaattataatgccgaaaatatcagagtatttaaaaatttattgacaaacaaatgaggcgtcatgTATCcatttaacaataaatcacatcATCTCATTTAgaggatacatagcactttctttaatcaatcaaacaaatactcaacatataatacttttcaaaatagaacaacttctttcattagaacaaggcggaatcatagttctcaatctttaaatcaataacatcttattcagctaagatataataataaacaataacaatcataagcatcataaatcatccccccgagtgctacgtatcagagcgacaaccgactcgattaacagcaactaaatcttcatactcgaacacctacacgttaccaatataaaggcaacggcgaacaagagagaatggtgagatatcaaatcatataagtgagcgtatgataaattgtatattaggagtcAGACATATAAAAccattacatcgcaagtatcaacaattaccatacacatcatactttcaCAATTCATAGATCTCGCATACTTGTCATCGCACAAAAAGTCACAATACTTCACATTCACGTCATTCATAAATCTCATTCATTTATTTCGCAAGCCAAATCATAACACTTCACAACATCACAAAACATCACGTATAAGTCACtcatgtattcacaaacatcgcatataagtcatacatatattcacaaacatcgcatataagtcatacatatatTCACAGTCATCGCGTATAAGTCATACATATATTCACATTcatcgcatataagtcatacatatatTCACAGTCATCGCATCATAAACGTCGCAAATCAAATCACCAAACATCACAACATATACGTAACAAAAGACATCATGAGACACGActcgtgcatatgcatgtggtaccaatcggagctttagcccccgtcaccaattgcccgaatctgaggcataaggcataagccttcatcactaatttgccaatccatgCCGTCACAgaatatgcatatgcaatgtgactcgacaaacaagacatatgcaacatactcatcacaatcacacgtcactgcgaggcatacgcctacatcactgataattaccaattattagaggtaattcaacgtcacaaaTAATCTTGCATCTTCACATAGAAATAAAATCGTCATGATATCATCATGCTTCGGTATAAACACATAACTTCACATATCGACAAactcatcacaacatcatcatgtttcggtatatcacaacaaacaacaaattaagacaattcacattagtctcataattctCTAGAATTAGTCATTCatttaactcactaatccacCATCAACTAACCAAAAAGATTTTCCTAGTATTCTCTGATTAATCGGATATATCCTGCGTCATTACCGGTTATCCAATTTTCGGGTATATCCTTATTATTCACGACTTTACGAATTTTCGGGTTATGCTTCCAAGTCACTAAAATTACAACTCAAACCGGTTAATTAGGACACAATTCAATTACTTATCGATTATCCAATTCATTTGGTTATATActcaagatatcgtaatttaccgataaaccgaatagttagtgtaagttcaagtttattccaattaaataggcttGTTGGACATTAATTCAATCATTAACTAATTGACCGATTAATATCACTATTTCGACAAAATAATActaccacgttaatgtactaattaaatttagctaccacgccaatttttatcaaattccggtcaactaattataccgtttaatttggctatttcgatcaaatggGACTATTTTGCATCTTATGAGTCCTATCCTACTGTTACTAAACGTACTTCTTATCCCACTGTTTCTAATATAACTCATTCTAAAATCATGGTCCATTTACTTCATACTATCCCAATATTCATAATTATAGAATTCATTTCATATTGGTATCatactatatattataaatttgtatatatattaatataatgaaAAGGCATTTTATAATGTCCTGTTTGTAAAGCTTTACATCATAGCATGCCATCTTTAAATTCCATCCAGAGCAGTTGGTAAATTTTATTCTTAGTAAACAAGTAGTAGGTTTCTAAGAAACTAATGTGTTATGCATTAAAAGTTTCTAAAAAACTCGTCAATGGATATGGAAAGTGCCACTACCATACAAAATAGCGTAAACAATATAGTAGCTAGCTTGAGACGGCCACCTCCAATCCCTGGGGCGCACGTCTCCAAATTCTATCATTCCATCATCTCTTTTCCATTTCACTACTTTTATTCCAGATTCATACAACCAGCAACGAGTCCTTGTATAAtacgaacaacaacaatgatttaCATAAACAACATTTCATAGATTATCAATTTCCAGCAACAATTTAACACAGCAAATGCAATAATCTAAATCCCTAAATCCCAACATACAatatttcataagccccattataggaagagaacctcacccttaccttattcaatgtGAAGCTTCTGATTGCATTTCCGATTGGGCACCATGAATGGAAATCTTCAAGCTCATTCCtcttctccaagacttgcctctttctcttcaatcTTTGTTTTCTCCCAAAATGATTACACTACCCTTCATATCTCTAAAATCCTAATTTTGTTATTTCAATTGGGCTTAGTTAACACTTCCTCTTCACAACCAATTTTAGGCCCAATAAGTCTAATaactccaattaaatcaaaatatcacttttgTTAATATttcaacaatataataaattctgacttgtaaataatattattcttaatattattcttcgaccgtccgAATAAAATtcgacttttaacttaataaattcaaatacgcttcttaaaataacaccgacaatccaaattcgaccaatatatcatatttttggtctaatcttaattactcaggaaattcccaaaacttcaaatattatttcaataatatttctaatactaaaaatatcaaaactctttattaaatatcaatccgATATCCCGaattaataccgactaaatcgtctcaaaatacgaaaacttcactaaacactcccaacgtctagattaagcgaataatcgaattttcgGGCGTTACAATATACCTTCTTAGGGACCTCTGACGAAATTCTTTTTTCCCCCAAAATTCCGAGATGCATATCTCCGAACGCGTCAAATTCATAATTTTTGGTGTTTTCatatatgcatttccgaaatcacccaATTTTTGACGTGGatctttcggagatgtattttcgaaataacctaatatttgtaaaaaaattaaaaccaaggtgaatcaattgttttactagtataattaattgtattaataaaaatatataattagatATTAACCATTATAATTacgatataataataatatcaacctattaaatatttaaatcaacacattattttcatataaaactaattaaagaaaaaaaaagctaatataaattaaaaattataatattacaaagaaaatatttttaacatgataatttcattaattataatgcataatgttattctcatttaaaaaaagttatttttataatttaaaaaaatttgtgacaaatatattattacaaaatcaaatttttatttaatatctttattctttatttataataatttgtatttaagttattctttattaataataactcactttaattatattatatctatataaataaatatacttttttgaaataaaatctaaaaaaaattgggatattggttaattcggatatgcatatcgaATTAACCAATATCCCAAATTATCTTTGGGGTGAGTTCGGATAAGCATATTCGAATTAACCAATATCCCAAATTATTTTGGGGGGAATCCGGATATCCATACCTGAAGGGTGTTTTGGAGTTTTCGGAGGTGTTTTTCACCCTATATGGTGTACAAAGAAATTCTCATGAAAAATAGGTTTTTAAATAAGCTTTCAAGTCAAGCCGGACTTTTAAAAAGGTTCAATCAGGCCAAAAAGAGAGTCTATAATAGGCCATATATTAGGCTCGGGCCTTTTAAATTTATCGTAGACCAGACTCGGGCCTTCTAAAACCTTGTCTAACCAAGCCTATTTTCACCCCTAGTTTAGATTAGGCCATCacattttaaattgatttataatCGATTAGGAAATCCTTATAATTGATTATGTAGCAAAACAGACCTATAATCGATTATGACAAGTATGATATCTATTAAGAGGTGAAAGTCACTTATTTATCGACTATGGAGACTTAATAATCGATTATGCTTTTGATCGATCCAGAAAATCTTTCCTTGTTTGCTaagtcataatcatttatgatcGTAGCCTAATCAATCATGAACCAGACTTGACCCTTCCAAAACTTCCTATTTCATCTTAATTTGTTCAAATATAAAAGGAGATCATGTGGTCATTTAAAATCACCCAAGAATTACGAAAAACACTTTCTCTAATAAGTTATAAAGGTTAAAATTTTAACCTAAGATATAATGTAGGTGTAAAAAGGTTAAATTTTAATCTTGTGTTAAATGTTGTAATGGAAATTTCAAGGTGTGATCCTTGAGGGCTGGAGTAGGCCTCGTTATTTTGAGTCGGACCTGTATAATTCTATTGTGTTTATTATTTTCTCTTATATATATTATCTTTATTGTCCTTTATATTTATCATCctcttattttaatcattttttaaaaatcaaattaaaaataaaggtaATTTGCTTAAGTTTTTGAAATTTTCCTATCACAATTCAATACTTCTTGCATTTGAAGTTATTTGGGTAATATTTTTATCTTAGGAAGAATTAATTGTTTGTCGATAGTAAACAAAAGTTTTGCATGGTATTTTCACAACTGAATTAATTAAAATGTGTGAGAAACACTCGAGGATCAGATTATCAGAGCTAGATATTTTATCAAGAATTGAGCACAAGAATGGTGAAAATTTTAACATGAGATTTTATAAGTTGGTGTGATATTCTTAGATAGATTACGCGTTAAATTtggaaacaaatgttttcaattattaaatatatgattAAGGTGGGTTTATTGATAGTTTCATGTTAAGTTATGAGGCTATGTTTTGGAGGTAGTTGTGCATTAAGAGATTGATGCTTGAAACATTTTAGGAGACAGGAGTAGTTTTGAGAGTGTTTAATTGTTAGATCTCTTTCAATCGGTACATTAATGAAGGTTTGAAATGAATAGAACCTAGTGAGTAAACAATTGTATATGGAAGGAGAGTGTGGATTTACGAGTACATGATTGATTCTTTTTTGTGTAAGAGAATACTATGAACTTTGGATGCTTTCTACAATCTCAATGGCATATAAAACAAGATAGTCGTGTTTGATCAAAGTTGAGACCATGCTCGTCCGAGGACCAACCATAGGAAATTGTTGATTGTTTGAAGGATATgtgaatttcaattggtatcagagcaggcatcatgtttgtttctggatgagatccatgagggatactttctggttgtgttgaaggtagaagattgtttgaacaaggaatgttcatattgtatggtcccttgaagtggaggatgaacCTATATGTGGAGGATTAGACCAATCTGACCTAGAGTTGTTGATGCTGGAATAAAGGAGTgctaaatccaaagacttcatacgggagtgaagaatttgaattgaactAATTTAGCCAGTATCTATATGTAGAAGAAAtgtatcaaaaccttcatgcgggaatgaagatattgataaggtaacctttGTATCTTTGTGAGTTTATCAGGTCAGGAAGTTGGTTAGGTATAgtctgttgcttggtgcagaagcaagcattgtgcagggTTGAGTTGTAGTCAATCTTTAGATGTCATACTTACAAATGATAtttggagtaagcattgtgtgaattctgttgaagtatggctattttctgctgcatagccTCTGTGCAACCCCAAGTTTATAAGAAAGATTAtagggttatttatattcaacaaaatgtatggcagaaccttacagctataattaaagtgtcaaagatacttgagtaatctctcaagtccactcatagtgacatggtttattagagctgttgaatatcaattaatcaattatattcataatcatctgcaagtgtgaaccttgaagaaTTTCAAGGCTGGACtattcctagaaggaggaacagatgtcccTCCGGAGGTTAGGACATTAAGTATTGGTATggagctaccagctgaagaacaaaTGTTTTGGTGCTAAACtgatgtagtgtgagaacattggttttgaacctactcctggtctggaagaggagacatctgattataagttgatcaggacatGATCAACATGTCCTTCTACTCCAAATCTCATTTCATGGAGGTCAAAAGTAAAAGCTCAATGccaaagaaaactcatgaaggtattcctttctgatcctttatgtttaaattAACATGAGCTTACATCTGGTATTCTCCTTTGATCAATGGAACCAAATATGTGTAtattcattcataaccatagagcagtcgttggagctgaatactgtgtctcaaccacagtgaaatatggtcaagaatgttTGCTGCCCTAGTTGtcatccagaaagggtagtgttgtttggaatttgtagcaacctgccctaaaaattaaaggttttagagtcgccacctattctact
This genomic window from Vicia villosa cultivar HV-30 ecotype Madison, WI unplaced genomic scaffold, Vvil1.0 ctg.001284F_1_1, whole genome shotgun sequence contains:
- the LOC131634360 gene encoding uncharacterized protein LOC131634360; this translates as MDNFPNASSYFQALKLIAEQLGNVGAPISEDRLVLRLVTSLSSGYDSLATIIQQFDPLPSFYKARSMLRLEETRRNKNTGVESALLHTQYDVSYVTPNRSSDAAPSRYNNRNTGGRGKQYRGKGNNNHKGNSYKDSSDNNKNNSGTNNKQGNQSASWTWVPFTPPSWPQQPSWNPRPIPYPIMGWVTSATGRGAGVL